The window TCACACTCCGCTACAGCTTGCAAGTAATTATATTTATCAAGTGCCTTTCTCTACAGTAAGAACCCAAGGTGCTGTAcaatcaatcacctttatttGGGTCTTAGACCAGAATAAGagcaataaaaacataataacaACATGATAAGTGTTATGCTTTTATGTCCTAAAAGCCTAGAGGTGAATGACACAATATAGGCATATGGTAAAGAGAAATGAAACTGTTATTATGGAACTATAAAAATCAGAAGTAATAGTAATCTTTAAATTAAGACTACGACTGTCTGATACAAGAAGCAGGACAGCAATCTAAGTAATCAGTAGCCCAAAAGGCTGCAGTTAAAAAGAACTTAAATAGTTAAAAGTAAGAATACGCTTTTATATAACATTAATTAAAAAGtggtttaaaatgtttataaaagGTGCAGGACTGTGGGAGAGCTAAGACTGCAGATTTTATGGAAGCTGTGTGGTGCTGTGGCTGGGTTGTATAGTTTCAGCGGGCAGACCCTCTAGGCAGAACTTGGAGACTGTCAGGACCCTGCAGTGCAGAATGCCAACCTGTTCTGCGCAGCGGCTGATTCTTCATCTGAGAACAAGCCGCAAGGTGTAGAGTTTGCTTGGACAACCAGGATACTtaaggagtatcagcaaaaaaaGGTTGGCGTGACTCTCTCTACAACAAAGGGCAAAAGAGGAGAAGGTGTGCTCTCCTTTCGACCTGCCCTGTGCCACATGACATACTCTTTGTACAAAACTAATGCaagaacacacacaaaacctcaaGCCCCTAAGCAGTCCGTGTCGTCTGGAAACGGGATGCCACAGGGAACCAGCAGCGGTCTGTACCGATGGTGCCCAGGACAACCCAGCCCTGATCCTCTGGTTCTGCGGCCCTTTGCTCTGAAGAGCCGGGCAAGGCCTCTGGACCCAGCGAGGTCTTCAGCCAGCAAACCCGCGAGGGAGAGCGCAGCAggccaaggcccccccccccgggcatggCGCAGGCCGGGAGCGGGGAGCAGCCGGCCTGGGGGTCAGGTCCGgagggtctccccaccccccccaagccccctcctggcaggtgcggggggggggtgtgtgtgcgtgccgtCGGGCTGTACCTGTGGTAGGGGGTGCTGGGCTCGTCGATCTTCATGAGGCCGTAGTCCTTGCCGGCCGGGTGGTAGGTGGCCAGGATGTTCATCTCGTCCCACTTCTGGCTCTTCTTCCTGAGCGGGCCGGACACACACCTGGCAGTCAGGCGAGCCTCGCCCCGGGCGGGGGGTCTCGGGGGCCCGGCCAGGGGGAGGAGCCGCCCCCCCGCctgacccacccaccctcctcaaCGCATGACGAagaagctggggggaggggaggggagagggggcgggATCCCCCCCCGCAACACCCAAGGAGGAAAAGGGCGGGGGGCCCGCTCTGGGGAGCAGCCCCCCAGACTGGCCCCGCCGCCCAGGAggggcgccccccaccccccccccccactggcaggCCGGGGCCCAGGcgcgcccctccccacccccccccacccacccacccgggctCCGGCGGCTCGGGCTCCTcctggggcggcggcggcggcggcggcggctgctggggCTGGTCTCGGCCGGGGGGGCGCCTGCGCGGCGGGGCTTCGGCCTCCGGGGGCCGGGCCGCCTTGGCGGGGctgtggtgggcggcggcggccaggcccagccctccgccgccgccgccgccgctgccggaGCGGTTCTTGAGGATGCCCTTGACCGGCGCCGGGCGCGACGAGGAGGACGGCGACGACTTGGGCGGCTCCATGGCGGCCTCCGAGTCCTCCTCCGCCcgcagcgcagcagcagcagcctggcgcGCTCTGCGCAGGCGCGTCACAAgcgagcgccgccgccgccgccaccacgccCCCCGCCtggctccaccgccgcctgcgGAACTCGCGGCCACGCGAGCTCGCCCGGGGTCCGCCTGGGCACCGCTGTTCGCGGCTCACCGGTGCCTGGATGTCCGCCGCTGCCTTCCTTCGAGGTCTCCCTCCCGCCCAGGGTGAGGCAGGATGGAAGGGCCCCCCTGGACGCGCCGGGTGGCGGTGGTGCGCGCGCACCCCCTGCCTGGGGACGAGAGGCTGTCTGCCGCCGCCCGTCAGAGGGGAGTCAGAGGAGCCCCCGGCGAGCCTCGCCTCccctggaccccccccccgccccccacggaGCGAGGCCCCTCGACCGACCAccggcccccccccgccgcttggaGGCCTCCTGCCCCGAGCCGGGCGGGAGGCTGGAGCGCTCGGTTGCCCcctcctgccccgcccccagcagcAGAACCTGGCCGCTGTGCCGCCGCGGcccgggggggggcggagggggaggaggaggaggaggggccccCCCGCATCCCTCCGTGCGCGGCGCTCAGAGGCGGCCCCTGGAGGCCCTGCGAGccgcgggagggagggagggagggaggggggagctgctCGTGGGGAGCGGCAAGCAGGCATcgccccctttgctcagcaggatctgccctggtttgcactggaaTGGGAGACGACGTGTGTGAGAGCACTGAAAGGTAGACCCCAGagaggatgggggcggggggccgCGCTCGGGGAAGGAGagccctggctggctggcaggcaggcaggcaggcagcagtcccctccctccctccctccctcccgggcggcagcatctccaagatggggctgagtgagcctcctgcctgcaaccctggagaagctgctgccagtctgggtagaccgtACCGGAGCCGGATGGACCCAGCAGGGTCTGGCTCCGGAGAAGGCAGCCGCTCCCTGTGCCTCAGCACagctggcttcccccccccccgaccctgcCCCCCCACTCCAGGCAGGAGCAGATTCTGCCCTGCCAGGCTGTGCCCCTCCGCATTTGGGGGCCCTCTGGGGACCCGCAGCCCCTTCTTCGCCTGGACAGCTGCCATGGAGAAGGTGCCAGGCTTGGGCTGCTGCAGGCCCCTCGGATCCCCCCCCCAGAGGTGGGGTGTGCCCCTGCCAGAGCCGGAGGGAAGGAGGGGCATGGGACTCCTCTCAGGGCGGACTCCTGGGCCGGAAGCCATCCTCAGCAGGCGCCCCCCCACTTCATTTTGATGTGGGACCGACCGAAGGGGCCTCCCAAGGCGTGTGACTAGGGCAGGCCCCAGATGGAGAGGAGCGCACTTCGCCCTCCGGGGCTTATTAAggcctttaaaagggggggggaaggggagccatGAGAGCCAGGGtctcttcacagagcagcagagtgcaagagagagaggggggggggtttccattaAGGCGGCCACTCCGACTCAAGCCCTGCGGTCCAggagggcagccccccccccctgacCGAACGGGGCCTCCCGAGCCTGATCCGGCTGCTCCTCCTGGCAGGCAAAGGGTcttcctgctgcctccaggaGTGAGCCGAGGGTTGACCGGTCGGAGCCTGGAGGCCAAGGCAGACGGCCAAGCCGCGAACCAGACCCCGAAATGGGAGCCTCTTCCCATAAGGGTGGGCTTTTCCTCTCGCGGGGGGGGGTTCTCTTCTTTGGTTGGAGAGGCTCTTCTGCgggattgctggggggggggtaaggagaGACGAGCAGGTGGTAAGAGggcctccctctgcctcccccccccgccgagtCCTGGGGAGGTGGCTTGGAGGCCTGGGGAGCAGGGGCGGCTTGCCTtgccctcttcttcccctcagtgctgcctgcctgggggTCTCCCGAGgcctgccccccctcctcctccccccccccgcccccgttccTGTCCCATTGTAATCACGGAGCTTTTTGACTGGGTGGTTCTGCCCCCTGAGTGCTCcgtggggaaagggggccccagcccgGGCTGAAGGAGCCCCAGTCTCCTAAGGCCTCCCCCCAGGTGACCACTTGGCAGTGTGGGGTGGGGCCGGTCCTTGGTGAAGGGGTGAGGGAGACCTGGGCATCCTGCTCGGCCCAGCAGCCTGGTACGCCCTGCCTGGCGGTGGGGAAGGAAAGGGTGGCCTTGAGGCGACTCCGACTCCGGGCGCCCCCAGACTAGCCCTGCGCTTGGCCCTGGCCTCCCCCCGCACCGTAGGAGATGACGAGGCTCCGAGATCGCCCTGCCCGCCGTGGGTGCTTCCCGTCGTCTGGGGAACCCGAGGCCAGCGGGGATTTGGACTGGCCGCCTCCTGCTTGCTAGCCTGGCATTTCCCGGCTGCGCCACTGAAGGGGTCGGAGGCAGCCCACCGGTCAGGGCCCGCCCAGgaggttgtggggagggggctctgaATGCCCCCCACGCCCtctgcagcagccagccagccacccgccGCTTCCCAGGGCCCTCTTGGACAGAACTGGAGGGAAAGCTCCCTCTTCTCCCTTGGATGTTCCTGGGCGGGTCCCCTTCTGAGGAGAGgccaccctcctccccacacttGCTCCATGTGAGCCCTCCCTTcactacgggggggggggggggggcgggtgctgCCGGCCGGCCTCTGCTCAAGCACAAAATCTCCCCAAGGAGCGGCTGTCGGCtgagctctgctctgctccccacTGCTTGACAAGCTTTCACAAATGACCTAGaaattggggtgaccagtgaagagGCCAGATATGCAGATGGCACTCAACTAtttagggaagtgaaatccaaaacaggttgtggGGAGcccccaaaggatctctccaaatggggggagtgggcgacaaagtggcaaatgcggttcagtgttggcaactgtaaagtgaggcacattgggaggaagaaccccaacttcaagtattcaCTGAAGGGATCCGAGCTGtgggtgacggaccaggagagggatcttgggggggtggtgggcagctcgttggaagggtcgactcagtgtgcggcggctgtgagaaaggccaattccatgctggggatcatgaggaaggggccTGGAAATCAAACGGCTAAGACTGCCATGCCCTTCTGCAAAAcggtggtgcggccacatttgaacTTCCCGCCTGCCTGTGTGTGGCAAGCCTCCCAGCCGGCTGCTCATCAGGAGCCAAGCGTGGGCCAACGTGCCCCCAGGTCAGAAGGGCAAAGGCTGGATGGGGCTGGGAAGTGGGCCGCTCCGTGGAGAGGCCTGCCtcgcctgcagaaggttccatcccttcctggcagcagctccaggaggGCAGTCAACACTGCCTGgatgagtggggcgggggggggggggtcctgatGGCCTGACGTGCCCCAGGGAAGCTTTCCGTGCTGCTGCAACGGCAtcctctggactttgggggggggggggaagccagcaATCCAATCCCCACCTTGGGGgtatgccccattgaactcagtgggaactggctcaatagcggggagggggagggctgccCCCTTACCCCCCCCATCCCAGACACCCATAACAGGATCTCCACGTTCTTTGGAAAATCCAAACCTTTGTGGAAGAATAAATTAGGCAGAATTAGAAGCGATATGCTTGATTGGCATAGTTTATTCTGAGCAGGAAGACGGGCGTTTCCTCCGAAGAGACCTGGGCCTGGCGGGTTTGCCAGAAGCACCGGCTCCttgcccttgccccccccccccccgccccaggaatCCACAGTGAGGAAGAGGCAGGAGTGCGAAGCCCTCTCCGGAAGTtcccaggcggcagcagcagcagcagcagccccccccccccaacaccagcGGAAAGCCGACCAACCAGCAGCGAAGGATTTGCGGTTTGGCATCAGAAGCGAGCGGGCGGAGAAGAGCGCGCCCCCGTGCCTGGGCAGCCTGCGGCCCCACCGGCTACATGTCAGGAGGGCAGTCCATTTGGTCGGTGGGTCTCATCCGGGCCGTGTCGACCCCATAGGACTGGAGGATGCTCTTCAGGTGCTCCACGGTCTCCGGGTGCAGCTGGCGCGTCCTGGACATGATCCAGGCATAGTCCACGTGGAAGAGCCAGAGGAACGGCGTGCAGGAGTACACCAGGGAGTAGTTGTCGTAGTCGGTGGAGATGACCCAGTAAGGGGCTGCGGGCatcactgggcgggggggggggcggaagagCAGAGGCCGTCAGGCGCAGGCAGCAGGCGCCCGGGGAGAAGCCCGTCCTCGGCATGCAGCTGGGTGGCCAGGCGGCCTCCCCCCGACCCACCGGCCTGCCTTTGGCCCAGAGCGCCACCGGGCCCACCTGACCGCCAGCCCCGCCAGCCGAGTCTCCCTGTAGTCTTCCGGGCTGCGCCAAGCATCCGTCAGGCCGAGGGGAGTCTTGGCTGTCGGGCCTCACTTTGCCcagccaagccccccccccccgtggggaCGGCTCGGCCCCCCTTCCTCAGGCTGAGCCCCCCTTTCTCCCAGGTCACCAGTCAGAGGAGGACGGAGCCGGGTAGGCGGCTGCCAAGAGGCTGAGCTGGCCAGCAGGGCTGCCTCgggcctcgcctcgcctcgccacTGGGCAGAGGCCTTGGGGGAGCCGCTCGTGCTCAGCCCTCACCTGCCATGCGGGGAGAAGCTTGCTCTCCGTGCAGGGTGGCTGTGAGCACGACGCCAAGCCTGTGGCCCAGGCAGGCAAGCGACCCACAGGCGAGGGCTGGCATTCCCGCCCTGGGCGGCTTGGCTGCCTCCTTCCGCAAGGCCTCGGAGGCGGCCGTCCTGCTCCCAGAGACCTCCTCCGCGTGGCAGGCCTGGGGCcgcctgctcctccgctgccctTGTGCAGGGTCCTCCGGAGGCCCTGGAGTTTAGCTGCTGGGGTGGCTCCCCGAGGGCCTCCTGGAGGCCGCCGGGCGTTGGCAGCCCGGCCTCCGTGGGGCTGGGCCGCTGGCCGGACTCTGGCAGCTCTCCAGCCACTGGCCCCCGGCCCGGGCTCCGTCTCCAGGACTCCGCGCTCACACCTGCCCTGCCTGTGCTGGAGGCGCCCCCTGGCCTGCCCCAGTGCTGGGTCCTGCTGCAGCCAAGGGGGGCAGGGTCCCGGGGAGGGCCCAGCGCCACCAGCCCCTTCCCACCAGCCACTTACACCAGTTGAACTTGACGTGCAGCTTGGCCGGCTCGCCGGGGTCCGCTTGGAAGGCTTCTCCCTCGATCTTGTTCTCCGTGTGGTCGGAGCTGCGAGGGAGCGAGAGGTTCCGAAGGGAGGTGGCTCAGGGCGGGGGCCGCCTCGGAGGCCCCTTGAAGAAAgggtgggcccccccccccggggcggGAGAGGCTGCTGCACACACCCCTCCGCCTGGAAGCtcaccggggggggggccctggcagcctcccccccccccgggccacaCAGCCAACCCAAGGTGGCAAGGCCATTGCTGGGGCGCCGACAAGACAGTGCGAGAAGCCCCGGCCAGGCCCACGGGAGGCCCCCTCCTCCTGGCCGCCCTCCCACTTGGGACACTTCCGGGCAGGGCCCACTCACCCGCGAGGCGGACTAGGCAAGCTGGGAGGGGGGCCCGGCCTGGGTCACGTGTCGCCTCCATGGGCTGGGCGGGGATGCAGGAGCCGGCAGGTGGGCACGCCCCGGCCCCGCCCCTGCCCCTTGctctgcataggaagctgccatctactgagtcagacccttggtctctccAGCTCAGTTtgctctacccagagtggcagcagcggcttctcccaggttgcaggcgggagtctttctcagccccaccttggagatgctgccagggaggggacttgggaccgagatgcgcttcccagagtggccccgtcaTCCCCTCAGGGGGGCATCTCtgaccgtgctcacatgtagtaggGCGGGAGAGCGAGCACACTTTAAAAGCAACAATGAGGGGTTTTAAACGATGAAGGAGCCAAGGAGAAGACGAACAAGCAGGCAATACGTACAAGTTGgagctatagctccatcccctaataagcTCTGctatctccacccccaccccttgttaCTGGTATGGGTCCTCTCATACCATCGGAGGAGTAGCTGGTAGGCCTGCAAGACAGGGGCTTTTGTGTAGGGgtgcccaggctgtggaactctctgccccaGTAGGCTCACCCTTTGTTTTCAGGCACCCTGCCCAAACGCTGCTCATTGGAGCCTCCTTTGGGCACCCAGTGCTTCAGACCCCTTGTTGAGCAATGCTGGCTTATGTTTTGATGAAGTGTTGCTAGTGGCTGACATTTCCGTACAATTACATTCCTCTGGAGGTCTCTGCTCTGCATCTGAACACCGCACCACCAGATCCTGAGGCCGTGCTGGGAAGCGCGCCGGGCGGGGTGGAAAAGTTCTCACTCCGAGTGTGCATGAAAGGTCCTGACCTGCCATCTGGAACACCTCGAAGGCAAGAGCAGCTGCCGCTTTCTGTGCCTTCCCACTCGTGCCTCcttttccttctgctgttgcctcagCCTTTCTGTGATTAGATCCTACGCCTGCTGAAGGGCCAAGATCTCATGCTTGTCTTATACAGACGGTACAAaacatgcagtggcttctccagaagGGTTAGGGAGCCAACGGAAGAGACCAACGGCCCAGTTCTTGGCAAAGCACGCAGTGCTGGTTCCCcagcaaggcagggctgagaggcaGCCCAGCTTCTGCCCAGCAGTGCAAAGGAGGACAGAGGGCCACACTGTGGACAGACGGGGTGTGCGTGCGCCTGCGCCGAGCAGAGCCTAGGCGCGGGCGATGCCAGGCATACAAAGCCTCCCCTTCCGGTGCCCAGTCACAGCAGCGGAGGGCCTGCTCcacattcccctccctccctccaagcctCGGGGCAAGGGAGTCAGCCCGCTCTGCTTGGGTCGCCAACACCTCCTTACGCTGGAGTAGACCAGGGGGCTGCCCTGGCCCTGCTACAGAAGAGGTGGAGGAGCAGAATGCtagcaaacgggggggggggcagccagggggctctgctctgcagatgggggggggatgctaGTAGCCTTTCTGCCCGCACGAAGCAGATTCACAGATCCCAGAGAACTTGTTCAGCAACTTTGCAGCGGAAGCTGAAATTCCAACCTGCACAACTCCAGCAAGTGGGCGCAAACTCAGGAAGATCCACCCATCCACTCAGccccagaagagcagcagcatcccACTCGGCTCATCTGCAGCAGCTTTGCACACAGGAGGGCGCTTACCAGTGGCCTGGGGATTGCGGGGGGgggcccttcctcccccccca of the Hemicordylus capensis ecotype Gifberg chromosome 3, rHemCap1.1.pri, whole genome shotgun sequence genome contains:
- the APOD gene encoding apolipoprotein D isoform X3; this translates as MQSGGRWLLLLLLLPALLRSQAQAQSFHMGKCPDPPVQEVFDVTKYLGSWYEIEKLPASFEKGSCVQANYSRKENGKIHVSNKELLSDHTENKIEGEAFQADPGEPAKLHVKFNWLMPAAPYWVISTDYDNYSLVYSCTPFLWLFHVDYAWIMSRTRQLHPETVEHLKSILQSYGVDTARMRPTDQMDCPPDM
- the PPP1R2 gene encoding protein phosphatase inhibitor 2 isoform X2, whose translation is MEPPKSSPSSSSRPAPVKGILKNRSGSGGGGGGGLGLAAAAHHSPAKAARPPEAEAPPRRRPPGRDQPQQPPPPPPPPQEEPEPPEPGKKSQKWDEMNILATYHPAGKDYGLMKIDEPSTPYHSMVGDDEDGASDTESNEALTADVLAEKLAAAAEGKGPKILAEQESTDEEEDDEDLTPEELEKKRQFEMKRKMHYNEAQNIKLARQLIEKELRGEAASEEDGDEEMQDTAGLERRSPELAPARS
- the APOD gene encoding apolipoprotein D isoform X2 — translated: MPPPPRMLKESVLLPTRMQSGGRWLLLLLLLPALLRSQAQAQSFHMGKCPDPPVQEVFDVTKYLGSWYEIEKLPASFEKGSCVQANYSRKENGKIHVSNKELLSDHTENKIEGEAFQADPGEPAKLHVKFNWLMPAAPYWVISTDYDNYSLVYSCTPFLWLFHVDYAWIMSRTRQLHPETVEHLKSILQSYGVDTARMRPTDQMDCPPDM